The Watersipora subatra chromosome 7, tzWatSuba1.1, whole genome shotgun sequence genomic interval CATGTATGTGGTGAAAATACAGAACAACAGCTATATCCTCGCAATGCGCTTAATCATTATTCTCAATATGAAGCTTGGGAATTTCTCACCTCAAATCCTCAAATTTCCCACTGGTGGGAAATTTCCCACTGCTTAAGAACCCCTGGTCTAGCACTATCAAATATCAACCAGACTGCAAGCGTTTACCTTTACCTCAAATATGCTTGCGTATTCAGGTTGTTGGGTGCTGCCCAGAGATTATGCAGACCTTTTTAGGTTACATGAGCAGAAAACTCTGATGGTTAATAAGTTTCATAGCTTTAAGGATTCAattctttattatattgttacttattgtattatttattgTAGCATTACTTAGAAtattattctctgtatttttactggttatattaacaataattatattagtaattattatatttttacttattataattttacttattacaGTATAACttgttacattattatattattacattattaataattattttatcatgTTAACACATTATAACTTATCATATTATTACCTATTATATTGtcacaaatattattatttattaatttattacttgCTATAATATTGCTTATAATACTTAATGTTTCTTAATATTACTTACtatattatgtattgtattatcaaaTTTTACAATATTACTTATTacattgtttattctattattgcttattatattattagttgttatgttattgtttgttatattattattcatcGGTGAGCTTGCAGAATGTTTATTAATAAATCTGTCTGATACAACTGAGTTAATCACTAGCTAACTGTAAGTATCCAGGCCATAGTATGAACAATGCTGCAGATCATCAGCTCAATTATATTTCTATCAGTAAATGTTAGAATACCGGTATTTATTGTTAGCATATAAATAAGATGTTTATATGTACAATCAGTAATGTTTGACATTTTTAATGACCTGCATCATCATCGTATAAAATACAAAGCAAAAATTAGTTCACTCTgtaataatggagaaaaactcAACAAACATTTTGCTTAAAATACTTATGAAcataccgtgaaacctctagTTGAACACCATgacattctatttttcaacccttttctcgaagtggcgatcaaatagaggcaacgttcaaatagaggtggcgttcaattagaggtgtcgttcaattagaggttttttCGGTATATTAAGTGCTCTTATTTTTAGCCCATACTGCAGTTCATATGCTCAAAACGGTCGATAGATGCATGTAGCTTATTTACGAAATCGGTCGTGCTTCATGGTCGCCTGATCTTGTCGATGGGCGTTCTTCAACGCATACGGTCGAATTGTCCCTAACGATTCTGCAGCCAATGGAAAGTTGCGTTTAATCTCTATGTCTATGCTGAGctgtaattttttttgttagGTGCTCTGTTGTATTTGAACAGCACCGCTTCCGAAGGgataaatatttattcttttgcTTGACAATTCTTCAGCACTAATAACGTGAACAGATCGCTACGTGAGACAACTACTAAGTCCCATTGATTTTTGCTCATGGAAACGCTCAAAGAACTTGTGGAGTCAGGTCGTGTCAGGAGAAACAGAATGAGAAAAGGTCTGTACTGTACCATTTGTTATATTTGACTATAaaccattatttttttgttattatttactaaaattaatatattcaatataatcAATAATTATTCTTGTAGTTAAAGTCGGTTTATTCAATCTTGACTTATAATAATGGATGTGGTTTTATTTGGTAACCTTTGGTGAATGATACACTACGCGTTGGTTCAGCAATGCCCAGTGCTGGCTTTAtattttttaagcatttttcatGAACTACTACACTGTCAAAAAGTTTTACAGTGATGCAGTTTCATTAATATGCCATGTGTAGCGTTATTATGGGTATCATGATTCTTGCCTAGCTATTAACATGCGTTATATGTTTTAAGAGAAGAGGCAGAGTAAGAGCAAAAAATCCCAGAAGAGTTTCCATAAATTGAAGAATACAATTGACACCAGTAGAAAAGCAGCAACCACTTTTACAGGTGAGAGCCGGAGCAAAggaaatactattattaaatcAATGTGCTGTTGTATGCTTTCTATTcttgtttgtatttgtgaattACCAATATTGGTTTTCATATTATAGATACGTCAGCTTGTGATATGGAAATTGGTGATTGCAGTGGAGGTGATGTCATAACAGACAGATGCTGCATAGGTAATAAAGACCCAGCACACCTACCAGGTAGATTATCAGAATCAAGTGAATCGATTGGTTGCAGGCTCAATTAACCATACCTTTATACCCATTTAGCAAAACCTATACAAGGTGGCTGTGCCAATGAATCATTGCACTCACATGATGATGGGACTGGTCAAACAAATCAAGTGCTGTCTACTGCTCAAATAGAATATCTCGAAAACTACATGTGGTCTCTAAAAAAGACTTAGTATGGACAGTCTTGGTCTATAGCCAATGAAACTGGCTAAGTTTGGTGGCATTTGTGCTTGGCTGGCTGTTTGTATTGCCAAAAATCTTAGACCTAAGGTCATTTGACTGAACAAGTTTGAATCTACTGCTATAATGAGCCTGCTGCAATCTGATTGGTTCTTTTACATAATCTGAGAGGttgtaaaatgaatatttgtttcCTCATACatcttataatttattaatattcatgTTTAACTATCACACTGGTTGTACTATCGAATGTGCTAGTGTAGATGAAACTATTTTGATCAGACTGAAGTCATTGAGACACCGTAAGAAGACTTACCTCCAGACCCAGAAAGGGAATTGGGGTCAACACAGAGAGGAGATTTGGATATTGTTTGCAGATAGAATGAAAGTGCGAAAAAGAGAGCTGGTGAGCATAGCTGCGTTATTTCATTATCTGAGATGATCAAGAATATGTCGAATATATAGATCACAAACTCAGAAGATAATAAAAAGCGattatgtttttcatttttcataattttacaGATGAATGTCAGTCTGCCATTCATCAAGTTTGCCAAGATTGCAATGGAACCGTGTTCTCTCCACCTAGTAGATATGAGATGGTTagaattatttcttttgaagGTATGTTTTCAACTAATTGATTAGTTATACTAGCAAAGGTTTGCTCTACTAACACTAAATTACCTGTATTAGTATCGGCTACCCTAGGTTACCTAtactaacataggctactcTAGGTTAGCTGTACTAGAATAGGctaatgttttttgtgtttgtaaaaACTGAACTAAATTTTCAGGAATGGTCAGCCAAAAAATAGACTTTATGGTCTGTGAAGCATGTTCGTGGTCTTCTTGGCGGAGCCTCAACAGCTGGTTTAGTATGGACTTTGGCCTGTTGACGTTGAGGGAAAAGCCTACTTCAACTTTAGTTTTCTTCTGAGTGCTTCAATCCTGCAGCACTTCTCACCATCTCTgagccttaaaggttgactagcaacaaaattcacattaccgttatttgatataaaaagattcactgtgtcttactctgttgtgttgtaggtgcaaaatatgtggaaaggtgattacaagctcttaaaagctcaaaaacgaacagaaaatcgcagccacacaaaaccgccatagtttggattccctttccaaaacggctcaaatgtgatgtagttgtgagagatggtttttgtttacactttcttgcaaccttattcgtcaaaatattttcacaaatatacttcacgcattcaataaaaccatgtctcttgttcttacgcgtctattttatcatcattgtaatgctgtcccttttaacagtgatatcttatgacttaccgtaaaaattcagtTAATTTTCTAGCCTtaccttgaaggagtacatataattgtctgataattatgatgagcctgttggtcagctgtgataatcgaaaagtgctgcagaaattatttgcgaggcattgggtcacatgatcggaTTGCGACTTGCCgcttagaccaggccgaaacaaaactgtaaagtagcgagcatctatatttgatacggggtcttcggtaaaactcaaagtgtttgccataaactagtactgtgataagttttatattgagctttgtaatggcttttcaattcatgtgagaacatacgtgacaagacgataaccaaatttcgtagctacgtcagagaaataaatagattccaatctatggcggcttttcgtttttgagcttttaagagcttgtaatcagtttttcacacatttggcacctggaacacaacagagtaagacatgatgaatattttgataccaaataactgtaatgtgaattttgttgcaagtcaacctttaacatacaACAGTATTGTTGATGAAATAATAATACCATTACAATATCATTCTTGTCATTGATCTTAGAATTTCATCAGGAATTGAGGAGCCAAGTGAGTTTTTTATTTCTACTAGTGATGTTGAAGAGCAGGTCACGCAAATAAAGAACAGCAAACACACTTCGGTGAGTTTAAAGTCGTGAAAACTATCTAGCAACCTCATTAGTCTTACTCACAGCCAAGTTTTCAAACCCTGTTGATTAAAAACCATCCAATCACAATTCAGTTGTAATGCATTTCTGAAATCTCATACCTTGTGAAGACCCAGAATAGGTACCCATAGGTATAGCAGAATCAATTGAATTGATTGGTTGCAGGCCTAATTAACCCCATCCATAAACTCATTTAGCAAGATGGCTGCACCGTTGAATAACCAATCAGTGCACTGAATTGATAGTGCAGCCAtattttaaagatgtagttgcgtcaaaaaagtcaattaggacccataaaaggctaaaacatcagctacaatttgatgccatttttgtctttgtagaccaaccctgtccagagatatatgcgtttgaatgaggccctcttttaaaaagctcacgtttcagcgggtgcctatttcgtgacgtcacaagcaaggtatctgaaacgaaaccacgagcgataaatatgaggtcgcttcgttagccaatcatgagcgcgaaatctttatataggccgtaataaatgttatcactcgtaaaacgcgttttctgtgatctcgaagaatctcatcgttagagaattctcaACGTTACTggttcaacgcgtttcaacaattactcagttatacatagttttgtatagcgactgcgactcagagttatttgagcaacttttagtaaaagattggagtagacagcctatggctgttgacaggcgtcagcagcgttttgctgcagaggaaaacggaatggaggtaaattaacttagagtcttctatacttgagtaaatataatatttttatagtcataaatacatttactaattaataaaatgataattctttgctatctccaatcatcgtttcatagcttatccgccgttttacctagctttaatatttttttcgaattttctttggtaaattagagtcatgattaccaattattttcactcgtaggaagtgggtaaaatcgattgatcattgcaaatctttaatttccagaaccaaagcttcgaatcgttggcttggcttgcttgtgcctttattaaatgtttattcgtttttaaaattacactcgcaatctatttaactcccaatttggaagctgtcaatagatacgctttagaatgacatatctatgaatgacatatatttattgcatttttttactgattacagaatgtttatgtcgtccaaccagccgaagaagctttgtcagtgtggaaactgccataaagtggaaagagagacttgaatgcgtgctgcataagccatgatgttttgtttgagtttgttgcagtagatgaatttgccttattgtatcagctaatactatctgagtggccatgacttgatgaatatttttaataaaagttttatgccgagatgaaaatatttttgcttgtaaaaattatataataaaataatattgttgaagataatgcaaaacatgatttgcagaatattgtagtgaattggatatggtatatggatgtccgcagaactggagaaggtgagttcaaatccagtttgcagcagacttctcatccttaaaactctacccctgtctatattcttttcaaagacgtggcttgcttatttcgcttcggtagtattcggtaaggatactactagtaagaaactagtacgtagacggtgtaggcaatgatataccgCCCTGTCCCAAAGATAGGCGacaggcataatgtgggcggggcttataagaggctgtatatcgttagtataatgggtagctgatacaaagaccgcgttctacatagtgacttgacagaattaccgtagaccggtaaaattggtagtcggtacccaaatgtttacacaacatttggagaaagtgagtagaacaaattttcaattttcgttatttgaggccttttaaacattcataataatgcatctgtagcaggatttaaaattttattctagccaacatgagcaaatacaaaataagatatatgccaatagagccgcgtaagactagacttttatcgcaaatagccgatgtgaatacgagagatagagacaggttgccaaacgcgtgacatcattttgggcaagtctgggcacgtttttgtggcctgagcgtttttacggcgatcaggttttttcggttttaatcttcaaatatcttggcaatgcgatcgcgtaacacaacaaacaacatatcaactgatagagaaaaaaatgctttcttttaagatcaacttaaatttgacgcaactacatctttaaaccCAAATTAAAAAATCTTACTAAGTTTTATGGGTCAAATGTAGAATATTTTGAAAACTATATGGAATATCTTGAAAAGATAAGTGCTGGGCAGTCCTGGTCCATAGCCAATGAACCTGGCCAATTGTGGTTGCCTTTATATACCTCAATTATCTAGATCGTTATTACAGGTCTCCAATAGATGTGGTGATACGATGTGGAAGGCTACATCTGCCAAAGGAAAAGCATTCTCCAAGAAGGATGTGACTGGTTGTTTGCTAGCCACATGCCGCCATTGTTTCCTATTAAAGGGATTGGATATGACTAGGGGGAGATATACGCATATCCATACACTATGCAGGTATTGGTGGTTGTCCATAATACCTGATCATCAGTCCAGTCCACCATTTTTTATTGTCGCAGAAAAAATTCACAAACCTCGCTAAAACCTACAACTTCTATTCTGGCAGAAAGAATCTCTTGTCTACTTATTACAATGGCCTTTCTATTGCAGAAATCTTAAATAGTTTTGGCTACGATGCTCGCTCCATAAAGCTAATGTATTACGTTTTTAGAGAGATTTTCAAGGTGCAAAATTCATTGCCCTTGATACAATGTGCAGATACTGGCCTTGGCTAGAGCGGCTGGAGAGGCTACCACAGCAGCGACGCCCATTCCTTAGGATCATGCACGCCAAAGCTCACCGTTGGAGCTGTCATttcttggagttgtctgttcggtcattcagtgcgttcggcttttcgtatctaccgcgttcggcttttcgtatctaccgCCAAAAAGGCCAATCCCAGAAGAAATTTACCCGTTACTAAACATGGCAGAAccaaaaaagtgaaaatttcAGACACGGTGGGAGGGTGAATATTTCTTCAAAGAATTCAAGGGGAAGTGTGTCTGTTTGATCTGCACTGAAACTGTGGCAGTTATGAAAGAGTATAATGTACGACGTCATAATGAGACCAAACATCAGGCCTATGCATCCTACACTGGTGCTGAGCAAGAGCAGAAAGTAAAGCTAATGGTAGCTAAACTGCAGGGTCAGCAACAGTATTTTTTGCGTGCTCAAAAAGTCCAGGAAAAGGCTACAATAGCCAGCTATGAGGTCGCCCAACTCATCGCAAGACACGGCAAGCCTTTTTCAGATGGAGACCTCATAAAACACTGCCTCGTTAAAGTCGCCGAAGTAATGTGCCCGGAGAAAGTGCAGGACTTCAACAATGTCAGCATGTTTAGAAATACAGTTGCGCGACGTATTGAAGACTTGTCAGCCAACGTTAAACTGCAACTGTCTGATAAAGCTTATGCTTTTGACTTTTACTCCATCGCATGCAATGAAAGCACTGATGCCACAGACACCGCACAGCTGCTAATTTTTTTGCGGAGAGTGGACGAGAACTTTGGAGTTACAGAGGAGCTGCTCGATCTTAAGAGTCTAAAAGGCACAGCAACGGGTATGGATATTTTTGAAGCTGTGTCAGACTCAATTGACAAAATGGGACTTCAATGAGACAAGCTGTGTAGAGTTACAACAGACGGGGCTCCAGCTATGGCAGGTGCACATAAAGGAATGGCGTCTATGGTGTGCGCTAAGGTGAAAGAGACTGAAGGTGAGGCTGTTAAAATGCACTGTATTGTTCACCAAGAAGCCCTTTGTGCCAAGACAGTCAATCTTGGAGATGTAATGAACACAGTTGTGAAAACTGTCAACATAATCCGAGCAAGAGGGCTGTACCACAGAGAATTTCAGGCTTTTCTTTCTGATGTGGATGCTGAATATGAGGATCTACTCTACCACTCAGATGTGCGCTGGCTAAGCCGCGGTGCCGTGCTGAAGCGTTTTCACTCCCTGAGGTCAGAAATTGACCAGTTTTTAAAAGAGAAGGATCGACCTCTCCATGAGCTGAGTGACCCTCTATGGTTGGCAGATCTAGCATTTTTAGTTGATCTTACTGATCATTTAACCACCCTGAACAAGAGCCTACAAGGGAAAGATCAGCTTGTACCACAACTTTATGCGCACATGAAAGCATTTTGTGTGAAGTTCAATCTCTTTAAGACACAACTGCGCAACTTCAATGTTGTGCACTTCCCCACACTGTTCGAGATCAGAACTGCGTATCCACAGGCCAACCTTTCTGCTAAAAAAGGGAAATATGTGTCTGTGATTGCATGTCTCGAAACAGAATTCAGACAGCGCTTCCAGGATTTTTCTGTCATTGATAAAGAAATCAAGCTATTCGCGACTCCTTTCTTGGTGGATGCCAAAGAAGTGGAAGAGAATCTGCAATTATAACTCATCGAAATCCAGTGTGATGATGTTTTGAAGAATCAACATCAGCATCTTTACCTCCCCGAGTTCTACCGAAGCTTGAAAAAGGAAAAGTTTCCTATGATAAGACGCCACGCAAAAAGAATGATCAGTCTATTTGGCTCAACATACATATGTGAGCAAGCATTTTCTCTGTTAACACTTAACAAAAGCAGAATGAGAACCAAAATGATCGACAGCCATCTCCATGATGTCCTTCGCATCGCAACCACTAAGTTTACTGCAGACCTACCAGCCATCCTTCGGTCCAAAGCGCAGCATCACTGCTCCCACTGAGTGCAATGCCGTTCCCACTTTAGGTGAGTAAAAAATCTATTCAACAGTACCCGTGTGTTAATAAGCATGCATATGTAggtaaatacactaaagttaagGCTATATACCTAATTTCTAGTAAGTGGCCCATCCCCTCcaatatttttatgtatgtgGCCCTCAGTGAAAAAAGTTTGGACACCCCTGCTCTAGAGATACTTGCAACTATTAACTCTAGTTAACTGCAGAAGTTGTCTTCACCTAAAGTATCCACAGTACTCTAtgtgacatatacatgtatgtaataacagttttg includes:
- the LOC137400550 gene encoding general transcription factor II-I repeat domain-containing protein 2A-like, with the translated sequence MASMVCAKVKETEGEAVKMHCIVHQEALCAKTVNLGDVMNTVVKTVNIIRARGLYHREFQAFLSDVDAEYEDLLYHSDVRWLSRGAVLKRFHSLRSEIDQFLKEKDRPLHELSDPLWLADLAFLVDLTDHLTTLNKSLQGKDQLVPQLYAHMKAFCVKFNLFKTQLRNFNVVHFPTLFEIRTAYPQANLSAKKGKYVSVIACLETEFRQRFQDFSVIDKEIKLFATPFLVDAKEVEENLQL